CCGGCGAAACGGCGTCGTATCCGGCATCGGTGTCCCCGGCTCCATCCCGCATCGCGCAAGCCGGGAGGCTTCTACGTCAGGCGTGGGAGCCGCGTCGAGGGGTTGAGGCTGATCCGGCGAGATCGACCGGTGGAGGCACAACCGGAGTGGGGATCAACCCTGGATGCGTCATTCTTAGCGGGGTGAGGCGCCGGCATCGTCGATGGCATGCCGGCTGCCGATGTCAGCTGCCGGCCAGAACGCCGACGGCGCCCAGGATGGTCATGACGAGACCGGACGCGAACACGCCGATCATCAGGTAGGAGAAGGGTTTCAGAGCCATAACGCCAAGGTAGTGCGCGACTGCGAGATGCGGTGTGCGCTGCAACACGGCGGATGACGGATGATAGCGCGAACGGCGGCCGATGGACCCCTCTCGGGATCGCGGCCCCGGCTCAAGTTTCGAGCCTGACAAAGAAACCCCGCCCGGCGTGCGCCGGACGGGGCATGGAAATCACCGATTCGAAGAGCCCGAAAGTTCAGGCGCGACCGGCCTGCTGCGCCACCTCGGTGGCGAAGTCCGGCCCCTCCTCCTTCTCGATGCCCTCGCCCAAGGCGTAGCGGACGAAGCCCGTCAGCGTGACCGGACCGCCCACCTTGGAGGCAGCTTCCTTCAGAACCTGGCTCACTGTCTTCGAGCCGTCGTGCACGAAGGGCTGATCCAGGAGGGTAACCTCCTTGTAGTAGCTCTTCAGGCCGCTCTCGACGATCTTGGCGAGGACGTGATCCGGCTTGCCGGCGTTCTTCTCGCGCAGAATGTTCGACTCGCGCTCCACCGTGGCCGCGTCGACGCCCGAGGCGTCCAGCGCGACCGGGTTGGTCGCCGCAACGTGCATGGCGATCTGGCGGCCCAGCGTCGACAGCGCGTCGACGTCGCCCTCGGATTCCAGCGCCACGAGCACGCCGATCTTGCCGAGGCCTTCGGAGATCTGGTTGTGCACGTAGGAGGCGATGACGCCCTTCTTGACCTCAAGCTTGGTGACTCGGCGCAGGTTCATGTTCTCGCCGATCGTGGCGATCAGGGCCTGCAGCTTCTCCGAGACGGTCTCGGCGGCACCCGGGAAGTGGGCGGCCTGGAGACCCTCGAGCGTGCCGTCGGTGTTGAGCGCGATCTTGGCGGCCTCGCGGGCGAAGGCCTGGAAGGCGTCGTTGCGGGCGACGAAGTCGGTCTCGGAGTTCACCTCGACCACGGCGGCGTGGTGGCCGGCGGACTCGACGGCGACGAGGCCCTCGGCGGCGACGCGGCCGGCCTTCTTGGCGGCCTTGGCGAGACCCTTCTTGCGCAGCCAGTCGACGGCGGCCTCGATATCGCCCTGCGTCTCGTTGAGCGCGCCCTTGCAGTCCATCATGCCGGCACCGGTCTTCTCCCGGAGCTCCTTCACCATCGCGGCGGTGATGTTGGCCATGGCGATCCCTTTCGTGTGGTCTGGATGCGAGAGGCCCGGCGCGCGGGTGAGCGGCCGGGCCCGGTATGCCTGGAACCGCGACGGCCCGATGACGGTGCCGTCGCGGAGTCCCGATGGATCAGGCCGCCGCGGCGGCCTCGACGAAGCCGCGGGCCTGCGAGACCCACGAGTCGCGGTCGATGCGGCCGTTGAGCTTCAGGTCGGCATCGACCTTAGCGACGTCCTCGGGGGTCATCGCGGCCAGCTGCCAGTAGTGGTAGATGCCGGCGTCGTTGAGCTTCTGCACGATCTGCGGGCCGGCGCCGTTGAGCTTGGTCAGATCGTCCGGCGCGCCGCGCGGGGCGGCGAGCAGCTCGAAATGCTCGGTCGACTCGGCGAGCATCGCCACGTCGGCCGGGTCGAGGGCGTCGGACTCGACCGTGACGGCCGCGTCGTCGTTCGCCGGCAGCTCCTCGGCCATCGGCTCCTCGGAGGCGCCGAGATCCATGCCCGACGAGCCCTGGGCACGCGAGATGCCGTCGATGGCGGCCTTGGCGATCAGGTCGCAGTAGAGCGCGATGGCGCGGCCGGCGTCGTCGTTGGCTGGGACGATGTGGGTGATGCCGTCGGGGTTGCAGTTGGTGTCGACGATGGCGGCCACCGGGATGCCGAGGCGGTTCGCCTCCTTGATCGCCAGCTGCTCCTTGTTGGTGTCGATCACGAACAGCAGGTCGGGGACGCCGCCCATGTCCTTGATACCGCCGAGCGCCTTCTCGAGCTTCTCCTTCTCACGGGAGAGCATCAGGCGCTCCTTCTTGGTCAGGCCCGGGCCACCGGTCTCCAGCGTCTCGGTGACCTTCCGCAGGCGCGAGATCGAGCCCGAGATCGTCTTCCAGTTGGTGAGCATGCCGCCCAGCCAGCGGGAGTTGACGTAGTACTGGGCCGAGCGCTTCGCCGCCTCGGCGATCGTGTCGGCCGCCTGGCGCTTGGTGCCGACGAACAGCACGCGGCCACCCTTGGCGACGGTGTCGCTCACCGCCTGCAGCGCCTGGTGCAGCGCCGGCACGGTCTGGGCGAGGTCGATGATGTGGATGTTGTTGCGGGTGCCGAAGATGTACGGCTGCATCTTCGGGTTCCAGCGGTGGGACTGGTGACCGAAATGGGCGCCCGCCTCCAGGAGCTGACGCATAGAGAAATCGACGGCCATGGCTCTTGTGCTCTCCGGTTATATCCGCCGCGGAGGGATGCGGCCGGCCGAGATCTCGGACGACCACCGGAAACGCCTCATTCAGGCATGAGGCCGGCTCCGCGTGTGGGATGGGCGGGCGCTTAGCAGAGGGGCGGGTTGAAGGCAAGGCGCGGAGCAACGATCCGGCGCAGGCCGCGCCGTGCGAGCTCACTCCGTCGCGAACACCGCTGCCACGTCGTCCGCCGCCATGACCCGGTAATCTCCCGCCGGCAGGTCGGCCGGCAGAGCAAGTCCGCCGACCCGGTCCCGGTGCAGCGCCGTCACGTGGTTGCCCAATGCGGCGAACATACGCCGAACCTGATGGTATCGACCCTCGGTCAGCGTCACGGCACAGTGCGTGTCATCCTCCACGTCGAGCCGCACCGGCAACAAGGGGCGCTCCTCGCCCTCCAGCATCAGCGTCCCGGAGGCCAAGACCGTCGCCTCGTTCCCCGCCAGCGGCCAGTCGAGGGTGACACGGTAGCGCTTCGCCACGCTGGCCTTCGGACTGATGATCCGGTGCAGCAGCACGCCGTCGTCGGTGAGCAGGAGCAGGCCCGAGGTCTCCTTGTCGAGGCGGCCGACCGTCGAGAGCGGCGGCTCCCGCCGGCGCCAGCGCTCCGGCAGCAATCCGTAGACCAGCGGACCGGCCTCCTTGTGCGAGCAGGTGACGCCGAGCGGCTTGTGCAGCATCAGGCAGAGTCCGGGCAGCGGGTCGAGGGGCTCGCCGTCGATTGTCAGGCGGTCGGGCAGATCCTGATCGAGGGGGATCCGATCCCCGGCATCCTCCAGTTCCGCACCGTCAAGGCGAATGGCGCCGGCGCGGGCGAGCCCCTGGACCTCACGCCGGGAGCCGTAACCGAGGTTGGCGAGGAGCTTGTCGAGCCGGACGGACTTCGCAGCGCTCACCGGCGCGCCTCGTAGACCCGGAAGCCGCCTGCCTGCACGGCCACCGCGACGTGCCGGAACGCCTCGCGCAGGCTCGCCTCGTAAGGCAGATGCGCGTTGGCGACGAGCCACAGCGTGCCGCCGGGACGAAGCACCTCGGCGGCCCGGGCGATGAAGGCGCGGCCAAGGGACGGATCCTCGCTCCCGCCCTCATGGAAGGGCGGGTTGGTCACGACGAAATCGAGATGGTCGGGCACCACGCCGGGGGTCCGGACATCCGCCCAATGGATCGTCGCCCGCGGGTCGGCGACGTTGAGGCGCGCCATCTCGACGGCCCGGCGATCGATCTCCACCAGCGTGAGGGTCGCCACGGCGTCGGACCTGAGGACCGCGCGGGAGAGGATGCCGAGACCGCAGCCGAAATCGGCGCCGCGGCCCTTGAGCGTCGGCAGGTTCGCCAGGAGCAGCGCCGTGCCGGGATCGAGCCGGTCCCAGGAGAAGATGCCCGGTTGCGTGCACAGGGCGAGGTTGTCGACGTGGCGGGGAGCCCCCTCGTCGATCGCCTCGGCGAGACCGGCCAGCGAAGGCGGCCGCTCGGCCGTGCAGATCCGGTGATGCCGGCGCGGCTGGTCGGCAGCGGCGCAACCGAACGTCGTAAGTTCCTTGGCCAAGCGGGTGCCGCCGCGATCCTTCGGCGCCAGCGCCACCATGCGGCCGCCCGGCCCCAGCGCACGCAGCATCTGCGCGAGCACGTAGCGCCGCTCGACCGTTCCGGGGGGCGCCAGCACCGTGGCCGAATCGAGACTGTTCTCGGACAGATCCTCCAGTCGTTCGGCGCCGGGGATCAACGGGGAAAGCTGGACGGCGTCACCGGGGACCTCGGCGAGGTCGACCGGCGGCAGGCCGTAGACGGCATGGCGCATGAAGGATTCGGGATCTGGAGAGCCGGCTCCGGAACGCAAATCCGCGGCGGAGCGGGTCGGGCCCGCGCCCGACTCGGTTTATCCGGGGAAACGCCGCGATTTATACCGCAATCGAGCCGGAAGCCCAGCACCTGACGGGTCAGCCCCGCGGAAATTCCAGGCCCATCTCGCGGTAGCGGGCGGGATCGTCGGCCCAGTTCTCACGGACCTTCACGTGCAGGAACAGGTGAACCTTGGCGTCGGCCGCCTCGGCGATCTCGACGCGCGCCGCCTGTCCGATCGCCTTGATGGTCTGCCCGCCCTTGCCGAGCACGATCGAGCGCTGGCTCTCCCGCTCGACGAAGATCGTCTGCTCGATCCGCACGGACCCGTCGGACCGGATCTGCCACTGGTCGGTCTCCACGGTGGAGCGGTAGGGCAGCTCCTCATGCAGCCGGTCGTAGATCTTCTCCCGGGTGATTTCGGCGGCGAGCATGCGTAGCGGCGCGTCCGAGACCTGATCCTCCGGATAGAGCCAGGGTCCCGCCGGCATCCGGGCCGCCAGGGCGCGGCGCAGGTCGTCAACGCCGTCGCCGTTCAGCGCCGAGATCATGAAGGTCTCGGCGAAGGGAGCGGCGGCGTTGAGCTTGGCCGCGAGGTCGAGCAGACGCTCCCGCGGGATCAGGTCGATCTTGTTGAGGATCAGCAGCTTCTCCCGCCTCACCTCGCCGAGCCGGCCGAGCACGGCCTCCACCTCCGCGTCGATCCCCTTGCGCGCGTCGACCAGCAGGCACACCGCGTCGGCGTCCGCCGCGCCGCTCCAGGCCGAGTGAACCATCGCCCGGTCGAGGCGGCGCTTGGGCGCGAAAATGCCGGGCGTGTCGACGAGGACCACCTGGGCCGAGCCCTCGATGAGGATCCCCCGCACCAGCGCGCGGGTCGTCTGCACCTTTCGGGAGACGATCGAAACCTTAGTGCCGACGAGGCTGTTCAACAGGGTCGACTTGCCGGCGTTGGGCACGCCGATCAGCGCCACGAAGCCGGCTCGGGCATCGGCGGGCGTGCCCGGCAGCGCAGACGGATCGCGCGGGGGCTCCGCCCCGCCTGGACCGTCGGGGCCGTCCCGGTCGTGCTCGTCTTCGTCGTGTGCGGTCATGCTGTCTCCGTCGGCCCCACCTCCGGCGAGGCTCCGATCCCCTCCCGCTCCAGAAGCGCCTGGGCGGCCGCCTGCTCGGCGATCCGCTTCGACGTGCCGTCGCCGAGACCGGGCTCGAGGCCCTCGACCTGTACGGCGATGCGGAACCGGGGCGCGTGGTCGGGGCCGGTGCGCTCCACCACCTCATAGGTGGGGATCGGCAGGCTGCGGCCCATGGCCCATTCCTGAAGGGCGGATTTTGCGTCGCGGCCCCGCGGCGCAGCGTTGGGCTCGGCGGGCCGGAAATGCGCCTCGACCACCGCCCGGGCGGCGTCAAATCCGGCGTCGAGGTAGATCGCGCCCAGGATCGCCTCGCAGACATCCGCCAGGATCGTCTGGTTGCGTCGCCCCCCGCCCATCACCTCGCCCTGGCCGAGGATCAGGTGCGGCCCGACTTCCCAGGCGGCGGCGACGACCGCGCAGGTCTCGCGCCGGACCAGAGCCGCCAGCTGCCGGGAGAGGTCGCCCTCGTCGGCCTCAGGGAACGCGCCGTAGAGGCGGTCCGCCACCGCGAGGCCGAGCACGCGGTCACCGAGGAATTCGAGGCGCTGGTAGCTGCCGCCCCGGCCGCTGGCCTTGCTGGTGTGGGTCAGGGCGCGGGTCAGCAAGTTCTGGTCGGCGAAGCGATGGCCGATCCGCTCCTCAAGCGCCCCGAGCGGCGGACGGGGCTTGTGGGCACGGCGTGCCCGCGCGGAGTTTCGGGGCTGCGCGGCGTCGTCCAAGTCCGGACCGGTCAATGGATCGTCGAGAACAGGCGCGTCCAGCGCACGTGGGCCGGCCAGTTCCAGACCTGCCACGCCGGGGTGCCCTCGTCGATGGAGAAGAAGATCATCTCGGCGCGCCCGACCAGATTGGCGAACGGCACGTAGCCGACGCTCGCGAGGTCGCGCGAATCCGTCGAGTTGTCGCGGTTGTCGCCCATCATGAAGAAGTGACCGGGCGGGACGGTGTACAGCTCGGTCTTGTCCCAGAACCCGTTGTCGCCGTCGCGCTCGATCACCCGGTGGACCACGCCGTTGGGCAAGGTCTCGAGGTACTGGGGCACCTTGGTAGCCTGCCCGTAGGGATCGGTCGTCTCGTAATCGGCGATCCGCTCGCGCTTGACCGCCTTGCCGTTGATGTTGAGCACGCCGTCGATCATCTGGATCTTGTCGCCCGGCAGGCCGATCACGCGCTTGATGTAGTCGGTCGCGTTGTCCTTCGGCAGCTTGAACACCGCGATGTCGCCGCGCTTCGGCTCGGCGCCCCAGATCCGGCCCTCCGCCTGAATCGGAATATATTCCGAAAGCGGAAGCGAGTATTTGGAGTATCCGTAGGAATATTTCGAGACGAACAGGTAGTCGCCGATGAGCAGCGTCGGCACCAGCGAGCCCGAGGGGATGTTGAACGGCTGGAACAGAAGCGTGCGAACCACCAGGGCGATGAGCAGCGCCTGGATGCCGACCTTCAGCGTCTCACGGATGCTGGCCCAGGTGCCGGTCTCGGCGGGTTTCCTGAGCGGCTTGCCGTCGTAATCCACGCGCGCGTTCCGTCTTCGCTTGAGAGTCCGTCGCCTGCCGCCGGCGGGGCGCTGCCCCGCCGCGGGCGGCCTGATATGCGGTTGTCCCGAGGAATGCGCCGCAATCGTGTCCGCTGTGTGCGGCGGTCTAGACCATGCGCGACCCCCCGCAACGCACGACCAGGGTCAGCTAATCCGCCGCCTCCGTCCCCGGCCGGACTTTCTGATCCGGCAAGGCCTCGATGACCACGAAGGCCTGGGCCATGGGCGGATCGTCCGTGAGGCTCACGTGCAGGCGCGCCGTGTGACCCTCCGGCATGAGTTCCGCGAGCCGCTCGGCGGCGCCCCCGGCGAGCCGCAGGGTCGGCTGCCCGGAGGGGAGGTTCACCACCTCCATGTCGCGCCAGAACACGCCGCCGCTGAGGCCGGTGCCTAACGCCTTCGCGCAGGCCTCCTTGGCGGCGAAGCGCCTCGCGTAGCCTTCCGCACGGGCGGCCCGGCGGTCGCAGCGGGCCCGCTCGCCCTCGGTGAACACCCGATGTGTGAAGCGCTCACCGTGCCGTTCCAGCGTCCGGGCAATCCGGCGGATGTCGCAGAGATCCGATCCGATCCCGATGATCATGCGCGCCGCGCCCGGTCCATGGCGGCACGCATGTCGCGCACCGCCTGATCGAGCCCGACGAAGATGGCGTCGGCGATCAGCGAATGGCCGATGTTGAGCTCCCGGATCTGCGGCAGCGCCGCCACCGGTCCGACACTGCCCAGTGTCAGTCCGTGACCCGCATGGATCTCCAGGCCGAGGCCAGCGCCGTGCTCGGCGGCGCGCCGGATCCGGCCCAGTTCATGGGCGGTCTTCGCCGCGTCGTCCCCGAGGGCGGCCTCGCAATAGCTGCCGGTATGCAGTTCAACCACGGGCGCCCCCAGGGCGCAGGCGGCGTCCATCACGGCGGGCTCGGGCTCTACGAACAGCGAGACCCGGATACCCGCTTCAGCCAGCGCGCGGATCCGCGGCGCGAGGTGATCGCGGCCGCCGACGATGTCGAGGCCGCCTTCGGTGGTACGCTCCTCGCGCTTCTCCGGGACGAGGCAGGCGGCGTGGGGCCGGGTGGCGAGGGCGATCCCCACCATCTCGTCGGTGGCCGCCATCTCGAAGTTGAGCGGCACGGAGAGACCGCGCTTGAGCGCCGTGATGTCGGTGTCGCGGATGTGGCGCCGGTCTTCGCGCAGGTGCGCGGTGATTCCGTCGGCGCCCGCCTCGACCGCGAGCAGCGCGGCCCGCACCGGGTCCGGGTAGTCGCCACCGCGGGCGTTACGGACCGTCGCGACGTGATCGATGTTGACGCCGAGGCGCAGCTTTTCGGAGGTCATCCGCTCGTTCGTCCCAAGATCGGCGCGATGCGCCCAGCTCCAGGCAGCGATATGCTGGCGTCCTGGCGCTCCGGCAAGGCGGGGCAGAGGATGTGCGCCGCGTTCGCGGCGAGTCGTGTGCCGGATCCCGGATCAGGTTCTTCTTCTCTCCGCCTGTCCGGGAAAGTGCGCGGATTCCCACCGGACCCTTTCCCAGGCGCATGCAGCATAGCGGAATGCGGCCCGGGACCCAGCAAACCGGGCCTCAGCACAGGAATCGCCGCGCAGCGGCTCCAACCGAAACCCGACCGCGCCGCGACCGTCTCGTTCGACTTGCCATCCCCGACAAAACCGACTATGCGCCGCCCCTCGCGTTCGCTCCGGCCGGGGGCTGAACGGACGGTGCCGCTTACGGCATAGGGCTCGTCAAGAATCCGTCGTCCGGTGTCTCCGCCTTCGATCAACCGCTCGGGCCTGAAAATCGGCTCGAAGGGCTTGGCGCCGAGCGATCCGCGAGATGAACCGGCCCGAAACAGCCGCCTCTCGGCGGTCGGGCTCCTTATGACGCTGAAAGGCCCGACGATGCCTCTCTACGAGCATGTGCTCTTGGCCCGCCAGGACGTGACGTCCCAGCAGGTCGAGTCGATGATCGACACCTACAAGGGTGTGATCGAGCAGAACGGTGGCCGTCTCGAGAAGATCGAGATGTGGGGCGTGAAGTCCCTCGCCTACCGGATCAAGAAGAACCGCAAGGCGCATTTCGCGCTCCTCAACATCGACGCCCCGCCGGCCGCCATCGCCGAGATGGAGCGCCAGATGCAGATCTCCGAGGACGTGCTGCGCTTCATGACCATCCGGGTCGAGGAGCTCGATTCCGAGCCGTCCGCCATGATGCAGAAGCGCGACCGCGACGACCGCAAGGATCGCGAGCGCGGCCGTCGTCGGGACGACGAAGGCTTCGGCGGCGGCGGCTTCGGCGGCGACCGGGGTGATCGCGGCGATCGCGGCGAGCGCAGCTTCGGCGGGGAGGGCTAACCCATGGCATTCGGTGCTGGTGCGGGCGGCGGACGCCGTCCCTTCTTCCGTCGTCGCAAGACCTGCCCGTTCTCCGGCGCGAACGCGCCGAAGATTGACTACAAGGACGTCAAGCTCCTGTCCCGCTACGTGTCCGAGCGCGGCAAGATCGTGCCGTCGCGGATCACCGCGGTCTCGGCCAAGAAGCAGCGCGAGCTCGCCCAGGCGATCAAGCGCGCCCGCTTCCTCGGCCTGCTGCCCTACGTGATCAAGTAGGACTCGAAACCCGCCGGCCCGGCATCAGCCCGGGCCGGTCCTCGCAGAGGGCGGCCCGAGGTCGTCCGATCGTTGGGGCGCGCAAGCCGCCTCTAACCCTGCCGCAGCGGCAGCGGGACAGCGGATTTCATGGCACAGCACATCGGCATCGGTATCGGCGCGGGTCTCGTCTCGGCACTCCTGTTCGGGGTGCTGCTGAAGGCGACGCCGCTCGCGATCCTGCTCTACCTCGTGGCACCGCTGCCGATTCTGATCGTGGGGCTTGGCTGGAGCCACAGGGCCGCCCTCGCGGCCGCGGCCACCGGCAGCCTCGCCCTCGTCCTGGTGGTCGCGCCGTTCATGGGCCTCGCCTTCGGCGCCTATATCGCGCTGCCCGCGTGGTGGCTCGCCTACCTCACGCTCCTCGGCCGCGAGACGCCGAACGGCCTCGAATGGTATCCGACCGGCCGCCTGCTCGGCTGGACCGCGGCGACGGCAGCCCTCGCGTTCATCGCCATCGCGGTCCTGTCCTCGCCGAACCACGCCGCCTTCGACGCGCAACTGCGCGGGCTCGCGCAGACGCTGGTGCAGACCCGCATGCCCGCGCCGCGGACGACGGCGGAGGCCCGGCGCACCGATGCGGCGCCGGCCGAGAAGGAGGGCGGCGATCCGGACACGGCTGCCGGACCGGACTCCGCGCCGAAGGCCGAATCCGACCCGTCCGACGTGACCCGTGCAGAGATGGCTGACGCCCTCGCGCGCGTCGTGCCGGCCTTCGCGGCCAACGGGCTGGCGCTGCTCCTGACCTTCTATCTCTGGGCCTCGGCGCGGATCGTGAAGATCTCCGGCCGTCTGCCCCGGCCCTGGCCCGACATCCCCTCCACCGCCATGCCGCGGACGACCCTCGCCACGCTGGCGGCCGCTATCCTGATGTGCTTTGCGCCCGGCTATGTCGGCGTGTTCGGCATCGCGCTGGTCGGCGCGCTCAGCGCGGCCTTCGCGCTCCAGGGGCTCGCCGCCTTCCACGACCGCTCCCGCGGCCGGCCGGGGCGCGGCCTGATGCTGTTCGGCATGTACCTGATCCTGTTCGTGACCCAGGGCATCGCCCTGGTGGCACTCACCGTGTTCGGCCTCGCCGACACCGCCCTCGACCGCCGCCGTCCGAAGGACAATCCGGCGCCGTGAGACCCCGGCCTCCGCGGCCGAAACCCTGAAGGAGAAAGACCATGGAAGTGATCCTGCTCGAGCGCGTGGCCAAGCTCGGCCAGATGGGCGAGACCGTGAATGTCCGTCCGGGCTTCGCGCGCAACTTCCTGCTCGCCCGCGGCAAGGCCCTGCGCGCGACGGAAGCCAACAAGAAGCACTTCGAGGGCCAGCGCGCCCAGCTCGAGGCCCGCAACCTGGAGCGGAAGAAGGACGCCGAGGCGGTCGCCGAGAAGCTGAACGGCCAGAGCTTCATCCTGATCCGCCAGTCGGGCGAGACCGGCGTGCTCTACGGCTCCGTCTCGACTCGCGACCTCGCCGAGGTCGTCTCGAAGGAGGGCTTCTCGGTCGAGCGCGGCCAGTTCATCCTGAACCAGCCGATCAAGACGCTCGGCCTGCACACGGTGCCGGTGGTGCTGCACCCCGAGGTCGAGGTCGAGATCACCGTCAACGTCGCCCGTAGCCCCGAGGAGGCCGAGCGTCAGGCCCGCGGCGAGTCGGTCACCGAGCGCGAGGCGTTCAACCTCGACGACCTGGGCCTCGAGGTCGGTCAGGCGCTCGCCGATGCCGGCGAGGGTGCCGACGACCGCGGCTGAGCCTTGTTCGACCGCCCGACCGGCTTGTTCGCCGGTCGGGCTGGGGCTGGGGAACCGCTACGAAGCGGCTCCGCCGCGAGGCGACTTGAGTTCGGTATACCGGTGAACATTGGGGATGATCCGCCCCGAGACTTGACACGTTCCAGTTTTGTTCCAGCATGGACGCCCGTCGCTCGCGAGAGTCGGCGGGCGTCCGCTTTTCCGCGCTCCGGCCCGGCAGAACCGGCCGTCGACTAGGCTTCGGTAACCATACCGGGGCCAAGGTCGTGCGGTGTGATCCTGGCGCGCCCACCGCGGCGCCTGATACGGAGTCGTCCGCCGATGGCCTTGCCCAATGCGCTCACGGCCAAGCTCGAAGCGGTCCAGGCCGAGTACCGCGTCGCCCCGCACAACATCGACGCGGAGCAGGCGCTGCTGGGCGCGATCCTGGTGAACAACGACGCCTACTACCGGGTATCGGACTTCCTGCTGCCCGAGCACTTCATGGAGGATGCCCACCAGCAGATCTTCACGGTGGCTGCGTCCCTGATCAAGGCCGGCAAGCTGGCCACGCCGATCACGATGAAGACCTATCTGGGCGACGCCGATTTCGGCGGCCAGACGGTGATGCAGTACCTTGCCCGGCTCGCCGCCGACGCCACCACGGTGATCAATGCCGGCGAGTACGGCCGCACGATCTACGACCTCGCGATCCGCCGCCGGCTGATCACCATCGGCGAGGATTTGGTGAACGGCGCCTACGAGGCCCCCGTTGAGGACTCGCCTCGGGACCAGATCGAGCACACCGAGCGCCGGCTCTACGAGCTGGCCGAGGCGGGGCGCTACGATGGCGGCTTCCAGAAGTTCTCGGACGCGCTCACCGCGGCGGTCGACATGGCCGCCAAGGCCTACCAACGCGACGGCAAGCTCTCGGGCATCGCCACGGGCCTGTCCGACCTCGACGCGAAGATGGGCGGCCTGCAGCCCTCCGACCTGATCATCCTCGCGGGCCGCCCGGCCATGGGCAAAACCTCGCTGGTGACCAACATCGCCTTCAACATCGCCAAGGCCTATCGCGGCGAGAAGGGGCCGGACGGCGTCACCAAGACCGTCAACGGCGGTATCGTGGGCTTCTTCTCGCTGGAGATGTCGG
The sequence above is drawn from the Methylobacterium mesophilicum SR1.6/6 genome and encodes:
- a CDS encoding DUF2232 domain-containing protein, which translates into the protein MAQHIGIGIGAGLVSALLFGVLLKATPLAILLYLVAPLPILIVGLGWSHRAALAAAATGSLALVLVVAPFMGLAFGAYIALPAWWLAYLTLLGRETPNGLEWYPTGRLLGWTAATAALAFIAIAVLSSPNHAAFDAQLRGLAQTLVQTRMPAPRTTAEARRTDAAPAEKEGGDPDTAAGPDSAPKAESDPSDVTRAEMADALARVVPAFAANGLALLLTFYLWASARIVKISGRLPRPWPDIPSTAMPRTTLATLAAAILMCFAPGYVGVFGIALVGALSAAFALQGLAAFHDRSRGRPGRGLMLFGMYLILFVTQGIALVALTVFGLADTALDRRRPKDNPAP
- the rplI gene encoding 50S ribosomal protein L9, encoding MEVILLERVAKLGQMGETVNVRPGFARNFLLARGKALRATEANKKHFEGQRAQLEARNLERKKDAEAVAEKLNGQSFILIRQSGETGVLYGSVSTRDLAEVVSKEGFSVERGQFILNQPIKTLGLHTVPVVLHPEVEVEITVNVARSPEEAERQARGESVTEREAFNLDDLGLEVGQALADAGEGADDRG
- a CDS encoding replicative DNA helicase, with translation MALPNALTAKLEAVQAEYRVAPHNIDAEQALLGAILVNNDAYYRVSDFLLPEHFMEDAHQQIFTVAASLIKAGKLATPITMKTYLGDADFGGQTVMQYLARLAADATTVINAGEYGRTIYDLAIRRRLITIGEDLVNGAYEAPVEDSPRDQIEHTERRLYELAEAGRYDGGFQKFSDALTAAVDMAAKAYQRDGKLSGIATGLSDLDAKMGGLQPSDLIILAGRPAMGKTSLVTNIAFNIAKAYRGEKGPDGVTKTVNGGIVGFFSLEMSAEQLATRIIAEQSGVPSYKIRRGDIRPEDFYKITDAARDMQTIPFYIDQTGGISIAQLAARARRLKRQKGLDLLIVDYLQLLSGSGKRSDNRVQEMTEITTGMKALAKELACPIIALSQLSRQVENRDDKRPQLADLRESGSIEQDADVVMFVFREEYYVGNKKPREGTEEFFAWEAEMQRVHGKAEVILGKQRHGPTGTVELQFDANITRFSNLAQTDRIPEQM